The proteins below are encoded in one region of Naumovozyma castellii chromosome 6, complete genome:
- the VMA4 gene encoding H(+)-transporting V1 sector ATPase subunit E (ancestral locus Anc_7.63) produces the protein MDFTFFVTECYLINTNQVFVSAIDRPINRLGTHRIMSSIITSLTPNQVNDELNKMQAFIRKEAEEKAKEIQLKADQEYEIEKTSIVRNETNNIDVNYEAKLKKLSLKQQITKSTIANKIRLKVLSAREQSLDQIFDEAKEKLASLAKNESTYKPILQALILEALLRLLEPKVIIKVTEKDAKLVPSLLDGLKKQYKEITKKDIEIVVSKEHLSKDIAGGLLATDANDKIEVNNTLEERLELLSQEALPAIRLEMFGPSKTRKFFD, from the coding sequence atggACTTTACGTTCTTTGTCACTGAATGTTACTTAATAAACACAAATCAAGTTTTTGTATCAGCAATCGATAGACCAATTAACCGTCTGGGAACGCATCGAATTATGTCTTCCATTATAACATCCCTAACACCAAACCAAGtcaatgatgaattgaataagaTGCAAGCCTTTATTAGAAAGGAAGCTGAAGAGAAGGCCAAggaaattcaattgaaagcTGATCAAGAgtatgaaattgaaaagacaaGCATTGTTCGTAAtgaaacaaacaatatCGACGTCAATTATGAAGCaaagttgaagaaacttTCCTTGAAGCAACAAATCACTAAGTCTACGATTGCTAATAAGATTAGATTGAAAGTATTGAGTGCTAGAGAGCAATCATTGgaccaaatatttgatgagGCTAAGGAAAAGCTAGCAAGTCTTGCTAAGAATGAAAGTACTTATAAGCCTATTTTACAAGCTTTAATTTTGGAAGCACTATTAAGACTATTGGAGCCAAAGGTTATAATCAAAGTTACTGAAAAGGATGCCAAGTTGGTTCCATCTTTACTCGATggtttgaagaaacaatacaaagaaattaccaagaaagatattgaaatcGTTGTTTCCAAGGAACATTTAAGCAAGGATATTGCTGGTGGGTTACTTGCCACTGATGCCAATGATAAGATTGAAGTTAACAATACTTTAGAGGAAAGATTGGAACTGTTGAGTCAAGAAGCACTTCCTGCCATTAGATTGGAGATGTTCGGTCCATCCAAGACCAGAAAGTTCTTTGACTAA
- the GIP4 gene encoding protein phosphatase regulator GIP4 (ancestral locus Anc_7.61): MLANANSIASSSSMNISQPLSSYDIKVIQYKSALYRLTDLTNYLSLLSTSLQKNKTQQIIPLINYILSLCDGHLFNVHPVLRKRYLLLCEFKPCKNLEIVPALSTNFIELEVEFPTISTDLELFKQKIYDNSLQWKLLYSLQSLTDNATKIYNRKLRQIRLERTTRGSQPFDINCVKDILQSKEMSLCLDFAVLIRDPIKDTTNRAFIKLQWQVMDKVIKCIQEQVFPIIRIYNNQLQKFSRTKLLSDLPCRQYSLHRVYATYLRLANILDIMFNLIRQIYLPNRDSLRDLRFKLVTKNVISYEELLKQLESISEARSVPLMDELLKILGSYSRSDVAIFHVETIVILEEFKKGLSKSMLLARKVLSLITQWLEMWKFGVNNKEALDKISNLNERQLMKFYNERVVVDKLTHLEKRNAASKIAISECSSPSPAMDDNKMRRRLSVRVTSSNGASPQKLSPLQRSRSSSIEHGSKLIISPLVRSQHKKDLRAPDRSSPTISRKGSIVDQLTKGTNDDGGVPSRIRGNRPRSSSLQSSFTPKKPTRQRPPPESIAQRSNSLEATATLNQRMIQNTVKHLMVRPNSKISKMSERIDVISPPPSISIANASSTSTSSSSSSNQSYSSTSSRPPSPMRKKNLTTLNHSSAKPLKGKYKTEETNKEPLPNFDALTLDLETEIKEEVADNEDDSEDSNTTTEKITKKVRFVGVPAFQEDEDPIPTRKGWYKKPPVLYYPPISAQNSMLMKIRLRQEGTAFKTSLRKQNKDDADDEGKRAPVILSMNDVAVKESPTRRLAAKLREKLR, encoded by the coding sequence ATGCTCGCTAATGCTAATTCGATCGCCTCCTCATCTTCCATGAATATTTCACAACCGCTGTCGTCATATGACATTAAAGTGATCCAATATAAGTCAGCCCTTTATAGATTAACTGATTTAACTAATTACCTTAGCCTGTTATCGACCAGtttacaaaaaaataagaCTCAACAAATAATTCCATTAATCAATTACATTCTATCCCTATGTGACGGACACCTTTTCAACGTTCATCCTGTATTAAGAAAACgatatttattattatgtgaATTCAAACCATGCAAAAATTTAGAGATTGTTCCAGCATTATCTACCAACTTTATTGAGTTAGAAGTGGAATTTCCCACGATATCCACTGACTTAGAACTGTTCAAGcaaaaaatatatgatAATTCACTACAATGGAAACTATTGTACTCGTTACAATCCCTAACTGATAATGCTACTAAGATATATAATAGAAAATTAAGGCAAATTCGTTTGGAAAGAACAACAAGAGGATCTCAGCCCTTCGATATCAATTGCGTAAAAGATATCCTTCAATCAAAGGAAATGAGCCTTTGTTTAGACTTTGCAGTTCTGATTAGGGATCCTATCAAGGATACCACTAATAGAGCATTTATTAAGTTACAATGGCAAGTAATGGATAAAGTAATAAAATGCATACAGGAACAAGTTTTCCCTATCATCCGAATATATAATAACCAGCTACAGAAATTTTCGAGGACGAAACTTCTCTCTGATTTACCCTGTAGGCAATATTCGTTGCATAGGGTATATGCTACATATTTAAGGTTAGCGAACATATTGGATATAATGTTTAATCTTATTCGACAGATATATCTACCCAATAGAGATAGTTTGCGAGATTTAAGATTCAAATTGGTGACAAAGAATGTGATATCATATGAGGAACTCTTGAAACAATTAGAATCGATTTCAGAAGCAAGAAGCGTTCCATTAATGGAtgaattgttgaaaattttgggTAGCTATTCGAGAAGTGATGTCGCCATCTTTCACGTGGAAACTATTGTCATacttgaagaattcaaaaaagGACTTTCTAAGAGTATGCTGTTGGCAAGAAAAGTCTTAAGCTTAATAACTCAATGGTTGGAGATGTGGAAATTTGGAGTCAATAATAAGGAAGCTCTTGATAAAATCTCGAATCTAAATGAACGACAactaatgaaattttataatgAAAGAGTGGTGGTAGATAAATTAACTCACctagaaaaaagaaatgcAGCTTCGAAGATTGCTATTTCTGAGTGCTCCTCACCGTCACCGGCAATGGATGATAATAAGATGCGAAGGCGACTTTCTGTGAGAGTTACATCCTCTAATGGTGCATCGCCTCAAAAACTTTCTCCATTGCAAAGAAGCAGAAGTTCCTCTATTGAACATGGTAGTAAGTTAATAATCTCACCCCTTGTGCGGTCTCAACACAAGAAGGATTTGAGAGCACCTGATCGTTCTTCTCCAACTATTTCGAGGAAGGGATCTATCGTAGACCAGTTAACCAAAGGGACTAATGATGATGGGGGAGTGCCTTCTCGAATAAGGGGGAACCGTCCAAGATCGTCCTCTTTACAGTCTTCATTTACTCCAAAGAAGCCGACAAGACAAAGACCTCCTCCTGAATCGATTGCCCAGCGGTCGAACTCTTTGGAAGCCACGGCGACTTTGAATCAAAGGATGATACAGAATACTGTAAAACACTTAATGGTTCGTCCTAATAGTAAGATATCCAAGATGAGCGAACGTATTGACGTGATATCCCCCCCTCCATCCATTTCCATAGCAAATGCATCATCAACATCGACATCCTCCTCTagttcttcaaatcaaagTTACTCCAGTACATCAAGTAGACCTCCATCTCCAATGCGcaaaaagaatttaacAACTCTGAACCATTCCAGTGCTAAACCTTTAAAGGGGAAATACAAGACTGAAGAGACTAACAAGGAGCCTTTGCCTAATTTTGATGCACTAACGCTAGACTTAGAAACCGAGATAAAGGAGGAGGTAgctgataatgaagatgacaGTGAGGACAGTAATACAACTACTGAGAAAATTACCAAAAAGGTAAGATTTGTTGGTGTTCCTGCGTTTCAGGAGGACGAAGACCCGATACCCACAAGGAAAGGGTGGTACAAGAAACCCCCTGTTTTGTATTATCCACCTATATCCGCCCAAAATTCCATGCTTATGAAGATTCGATTGAGACAGGAAGGTACTGCCTTCAAAACAAGCTTAAGGAAACAGAATAAGGATGATGCTGACGATGAGGGTAAGAGGGCTCCCGTTATACTAAGCATGAATGATGTTGCCGTGAAGGAGAGTCCGACCCGTCGGCTGGCAGCCAAGTTGAGAGAAAAGCTCAGATAA
- the ERP2 gene encoding Erp2p (ancestral locus Anc_7.108) produces the protein MLNFNQLVSLFALFTWHIVEFASASSSSSSYSPMVLSLPAFTTECLYHDILNDEDTLVVSYQVMTGGNFEIDFEITAPDGSQLVLEKQKKYSDFVLKSFGLGQYTFCFTNSYGTALKKIEFTLEMEKKLDNSNVNAEDIVASNAIEEIERNLNKITKTLNYLRAREWRNMSTVESTGSRLVWLSLLVMGVMVGISAVQAFVIQFFFKSRQRNFV, from the coding sequence atgTTAAACTTCAATCAATTGGTCTCACTGTTTGCCCTGTTCACGTGGCACATTGTTGAGTTCGCCTCAGcatcatcttcctcttctagTTATTCACCAATGGTCCTTTCACTACCTGCATTTACCACTGAATGTTTATATCATGATATTTTGAACGATGAAGACACTTTGGTGGTTAGTTATCAAGTTATGACGGGTggtaattttgaaattgattttgagATTACTGCTCCAGACGGATCCCAATTAGTCCTagagaaacaaaagaagtATTCCGATTTTGTATTGAAATCATTCGGTTTGGGTCAATACACTTTTTGTTTCACGAATTCTTATGGGACTGCtttaaagaagattgaattCACTTTGGAgatggaaaagaaattggataattctAATGTTAACGCTGAAGATATCGTCGCATCAAAtgccattgaagaaattgaaagaaactTGAATAAGATTACCAAAACTTTGAACTATTTAAGAGCAAGAGAATGGAGAAATATGTCTACCGTGGAATCCACTGGATCAAGACTAGTTTGGTTGTCATTATTAGTTATGGGTGTCATGGTTGGTATTAGTGCCGTCCAAGCCTTTgtcattcaattcttcttcaagagTCGTCAAAGAAATTTCGTTTGA
- the SPO7 gene encoding Nem1-Spo7 phosphatase regulatory subunit SPO7 (ancestral locus Anc_7.104) → MEEGCSNQEELVLPTLKLSNNEEENFNINAAASPIENKNLTPKNKPIDKMTDPIEPIENVKASSQSDSGSDNTDKNLMPSIKDNQKDENSIRKRSNSRTSSGKNLKSSSDISPASKIFRNLLILEDDLRKQARQERKLKWQFTCFISCLTGVAGFVLYELYFDDDLGRSLGKMYRFSLQFTLCFILITLVLFRLSGQYKRTIIIPRRFFVSANKGLRQFNVKLVKVGSMWDERVADLIRYMSRKIAYCNLYFLTNLLRLAEQNTIVIFWRSVALRSQPRIGAVDVKLILIPRAFSAEVQEGWEIYRDEFWAREGARRRQQVDQDSNRPTTAPTTK, encoded by the coding sequence ATGGAAGAAGGATGCAGCaatcaagaagaattagtGTTGCCGACCTTGAAATTGAgcaataatgaagaagaaaactttAATATCAATGCTGCTGCTTCTCCAATTGAGAATAAGAATCTGACACCGAAAAATAAACCAATTGATAAAATGACTGATCCAATAGAGCCAATAGAGAATGTGAAAGCAAGCTCCCAATCTGATTCCGGCTCAGACAACACCGATAAGAATCTAATGCCTTCAATCAAAGATAATCAAAAAGACGAAAATAGCATCCGTAAAAGATCAAACAGTCGAACATCAAGTGGGAAGAACTTGAAAAGCTCTAGCGATATTTCTCCAGCAtccaaaatatttagaaatttattaatcTTAGAAGATGATCTAAGGAAGCAAGCTCgtcaagaaagaaaattaaaatggCAATTTACGTGCTTTATATCTTGCTTAACCGGTGTAGCTGGGTTTGTTCTTTATGAGTTGTACTTTGATGATGACTTGGGACGATCATTAGGTAAAATGTATCGattttctcttcaatttacACTTTGCTTCATCCTCATTACTTTGGTCTTGTTTCGATTAAGTGGGCAATACAAAAGAACAATAATTATTCCTCGACGATTCTTTGTTTCAGCTAATAAGGGGCTTCGACAATTTAACGTGAAATTAGTGAAAGTGGGCTCCATGTGGGATGAAAGAGTGGCAGATTTAATCCGATATATGAGTCGAAAGATTGCATATTGCAATTTGTACTTCTTAACCAATCTTCTTAGATTAGCTGAACAGAATACAATAGTTATATTTTGGAGAAGTGTTGCCCTACGATCACAACCTCGAATTGGTGCCGTTGATGtaaaattgatattgattcCCAGAGCATTCAGTGCTGAAGTACAAGAGGGTTGGGAGATATATAGAGATGAATTCTGGGCTAGAGAGGGTGCCCGTAGGCGTCAACAGGTTGACCAGGATAGCAATCGGCCAACGACAGCTCCAACTACTAAATAG
- the FUN14 gene encoding Fun14p (ancestral locus Anc_7.107): MFASKLSFVNLSRLGINRLALPAARSSSRIGYIKAPSSFTVKALFGAGMLTGGLWSIPKLTSTTHLIHNDAPLVEDEITIQPPVVKKQPQYRQLCLGSLFGIVAGIIVGKLSSILIGVGLLSLISVRWLMRGNILVINKEIMTKDGFLKMLNIDSSRMANLTDNRFFKGSFLLTFILTVVNI; encoded by the coding sequence ATGTTTGCTTCCAAATTATCATTTGTCAACTTATCAAGGTTAGGGATCAACAGACTGGCATTGCCAGCTGCTAGATCTAGCTCTAGAATAGGATATATAAAGGCTCCATCTTCATTTACTGTCAAGGCTTTGTTTGGAGCAGGCATGCTCACTGGAGGATTATGGTCCATTCCGAAGTTAACCTCGACTACTCATCTCATTCATAATGACGCCCCCCTcgttgaagatgaaattacGATCCAACCTCCTGTGGTTAAAAAACAACCTCAATACAGACAATTATGTCTTGGTTCTCTTTTTGGCATTGTCGCAGGTATTATAGTGGGTAAATTATCATCTATACTCATCGGTGTGGGATTATTGAGTCTAATATCAGTTCGATGGTTGATGAGGGGAAATATACTTGTCatcaataaagaaataatgaCCAAGGATGGgtttttgaaaatgctGAACATTGATTCATCCAGAATGGCAAATCTAACAGACAATAGATTCTTTAAAGGTTCCTTTTTATTAACGTTCATATTAACAGTGgtaaatatataa